The following are from one region of the Carnobacterium gallinarum DSM 4847 genome:
- a CDS encoding thioredoxin family protein encodes MKSKMVRILLFSFILLVIVLGVFITTNKPNVNYALKTMNLTKINTEEFNSLTKKNEKSFIYIGRKTCPECLNLISKTNEVLKNAKKYGAIYYYDTDLARKDSNFEKFTDEVGITFVPTIIELENGKIKKQFSSEEINDYKKIINYFKETI; translated from the coding sequence ATGAAAAGTAAAATGGTCCGTATTTTGTTATTTTCATTTATTTTATTAGTTATTGTTTTAGGTGTTTTTATAACAACCAATAAGCCAAACGTTAATTATGCTTTAAAAACCATGAACTTAACAAAAATTAATACCGAAGAATTTAATTCATTAACAAAAAAGAATGAAAAAAGTTTTATTTATATTGGTAGAAAAACATGTCCTGAATGTCTTAACCTTATATCAAAAACTAATGAAGTTTTGAAAAATGCAAAAAAATATGGAGCTATTTATTATTATGACACTGACTTGGCTAGAAAAGATTCAAATTTTGAAAAATTTACTGATGAAGTCGGAATCACATTTGTTCCTACAATTATTGAGCTTGAAAATGGCAAAATAAAAAAACAATTTTCTAGTGAAGAAATCAATGACTATAAAAAAATTATTAATTATTTTAAGGAGACAATCTAA